In one Bos mutus isolate GX-2022 chromosome 19, NWIPB_WYAK_1.1, whole genome shotgun sequence genomic region, the following are encoded:
- the RILP gene encoding rab-interacting lysosomal protein: MEPRRAVPGAHGCGPRVAAGSGTAAELVYHLAGALGAELQELARRFGPEAAAGLVPLVVQALELLEKAAVGPTPDSLQVSAQQAELELRRLREENERLRRELRSGPQEERALLRQLKEVTDRQRDELRAYNRDLLQRSQETEALQEQLQRLLLVNAELRQKLAAVQTQLRAARDRESEREQRREAAVEPPPEPVQGQAAGPGCEQRRESERAAAGTRAPGTPEDPADAPLPPGLPAKAGQCSFSREEVQQILQERNELKANVFLLKEELAYFQRELLTDHRVPGLLLEAMKVAVKKQRKKIKAKMLGTPEEAESSDDEDGSWLLLSSDKGDHSEPPAPESRIQSFFGQWYRGEAEAPGTETSSVAPSQLQGGEETLQPPHQEPVGRPTAPDS, encoded by the exons ATGGAGCCCAGAAGGGCGGTGCCTGGGGCGCATGGCTGCGGGCCTCGGGTGGCCGCGGGATCGGGGACAGCCGCGGAGCTCGTGTACCACCTAGCGGGGGCCCTGGGcgctgagctgcaggagctggcGCGCCGCTTCGGGCCGGAGGCCGCAGCCGGACTCGTGCCACTGGTGGTGCAGGCGCTGGAGCTCCTGGAAAAGGCGGCCGTGGGGCCCACCCCGGACTCG CTGCAGGTATCCGCGCAGCAGGCGGAACTCGAGCTGCGGCGGCTGCGAGAAGAGAACGAGCGCCTCCGCAGAGAGCTGCGCTCTGGACCACAGG AGGAGCGCGCTCTGCTGCGGCAGCTCAAGGAGGTGACCGACCGCCAGCGGGACGAACTCCGGGCGTACAACCGCGACCTGCTGCAGCGCAGCCAGGAGACCGAGGCG TTGCAGGAGCAGCTGCAGCGCCTCCTGCTGGTGAATGCGGAGTTGCGGCAGAAATTGGCCGCGGTACAAACCCAGCTACGCGCCGCGCGGGACCGCGAGAGCGAACGAGAGCAGCGGCGCGAAGCGGCCGTGGAGCCGCCTCCAGAGCCGGTGCAGGGCCAGGCCGCGGGCCCCGGGTGCGAACAGAGGCGGGAGTCCGAGCGGGCGGCCGCGGGCACAAGAGCCCCGGGGACCCCCGAGGACCCG GCGGATGCCCCACTGCCGCCAGGGCTCCCCGCCAAGGCAGGGCAGTGCAGCTTCAGTCGAGAGGAGGTTCAGCAGATCCTTCAGGAGCGGAATGAGCTCAAAGCCAACGTGTTCCTGCTGAAGGAGGAGCTGGCCTACTTTCAGCG GGAGCTGCTCACAGACCACCGGGTCCCTGGGCTTCTGCTCGAAGCCATGAAGGTAGCTGTCAAAAAGCAGCGGAAGAAGATTAAGGCCAAAATGTTAGGGActccagaggaagcagagagcag TGATGATGAGGATGGCTCATGGCTCCTGCTCTCCAGCGATAAGGGAGACCATTCTGAACCCCCAGCCCCTGAGTCCAGAATACAGAGTTT CTTTGGCCAGTGGTATCGGGGTGAAGCAGAGGCCCCTGGGACTGAGACCAGCAGTGTGGCTCCCAGCCAGCTACAAGGAGGAGAGGAGACCCTGCAGCCACCCCACCAGGAGCCGGTGGGCAGGCCGACAGCCCCCGACTCTTGA
- the SCARF1 gene encoding scavenger receptor class F member 1 isoform X2 has protein sequence MDSHGSPARLSWDPGLTASSSCLLQIQTSPEASTQPSPLAFPFPFTILVSASQRLPTVSGRCLMAARPSSLVSSGKAWGGSRKGVGRCGGQTDPSPPAALAAMGPGLLFPLLLLEALGAPGSELDAGGRHVCKASSPSAELQCCPGWRRKDRECTIPICEGLDACREDEVCVKPGLCRCKPGFFGAQCNSRCPGQYWGPDCREVCACHPHGQCEPATGVCHCQPDRWGDRCEFPCACGPHGRCNPETGACRCEPGWWSPTCRRPCQCNPAAARCDQATGSCLCEPGWWGRRCSFRCACHGSPCAQESGRCACRPGWWGPECRQPCECVRGRCSAVSGQCSCPPGFQGVRCELPCPAGQYGLRCRDSCGHCKQNKPCSADTGSCEACKPGWNGTQCHQPCPPGTFGENCSQQCPHCRLGEACQPDTGHCQRCEPGWRGPSCNTSCPSGFHGNNCSVPCECPEGNCDPVSGACQLGSHSQDAALIAGILVPLLLLLLAIACCACCCWAARLDPKDRPVRDGTAMSRMKLRVWGALTSSLGSALPCGPLSSHKLPWVTVSHHDPEIPFNHSFIEPPSAGWASDDSFSSDSESGEEDEGPAYCVPPQEGMVPAVPAESSEASLAGGPFPPPEDASTPFAIPRTSSLARAKRPSVSFAEGTKFAPQSRRGSGELSSPLRKPKRLSRGTQPGPESQETEESTGPQVETDGAPPGTASPRDSAVGRRRLPLGGRTVAERVEAIEGSVQESSGSVTTIYMLAGTPRGPEGPVRSVLRRFGSFQKGQAEPKVKSAIPKPPRRALSRNKDSPRLDSGSANQSPSSAMKEELTGALESSGTGSEEGARSLGGGIKSSEGGQELAPEDGSLVQDPQKVADKEGQEEPQYENVVPISGPLEP, from the exons ATGGATTCCCATGGCTCACCCGCTCGCCTGTCCTGGGATCCGGGACTTACAGCCTCATCTTCCTGCCTGCTCCAGATTCAGACCAGCCCAGAAGCCTCTACTCAGCCCTCACCATTggccttcccttttcctttcactaTTCTGGTGTCTGCATCTCAGCGCCTGCCCACTGTCTCAGGGAGGTGCCTCATGGCAGCCCGCCCCTCTAGCCTGGTTTCCTCAGGAAAAGCCTGGGGAGGAAGTAGGAAGGGGGTTGGGCGCTGTGGGGGCCAGACTGACCCAAGCCCTCCCGCTGCACTGGCCGCCATGGGGCCGGGGCTGCTGTTCCCTCTGTTGCTGCTCGAGGCTCTGGGGGCCCCAGGGTCTGAGCTGGACGCCGGGGGGCGGCACGTCTGCAAGGCCAGCAG TCCCTCTGCTGAGCTCCAGTGCTGCCCAGGCTGGAGGCGGAAAGATCGAGAATGCACCATCC CCATCTGCGAGGGGCTGGATGCCTGCCGGGAAGACGAGGTATGTGTGAAACCAGGCCTCTGTCGGTGCAAACCTGGATTCTTCGGAGCCCAGTGCAACTCCC GCTGCCCGGGCCAGTACTGGGGCCCCGACTGCAGGGAGGTCTGCGCCTGCCACCCGCACGGCCAGTGCGAACCGGCCACCGGCGTGTGCCACTGCCAACCTGACCGCTGGGGCGACCGCTGCGAGTTTCCGTGCGCCTGCGGTCCCCACGGCCGCTGCAACCCCGAGACCGGCGCGTGCCGCTGCGAGCCCGGCTGGTGGTCGCCCACGTGCCGCCGCCCGTGCCAGTGCAACCCCGCGGCGGCGCGGTGCGATCAGGCCACCGGCTCCTGCCTGTGCGAGCCAGGCTGGTGGGGCCGCCGCTGCAGCTTCCGCTGCGCCTGCCACGGCTCGCCGTGCGCGCAGGAGTCGGGCCGCTGCGCCTGCCGGCCGGGCTGGTGGGGCCCCGAGTGCCGACAGCCGTGCGAGTGCGTGCGCGGCCGCTGCAGCGCCGTCTCCGGCCAGTGCTCCTGCCCGCCCGGCTTCCAAGGCGTGCGTTGCGAGCTGCCCTGCCCCGCCGGCCAGTACGGGCTCCGGTGCCGCGACAG CTGTGGCCACTGCAAGCAGAATAAGCCGTGCTCTGCAGACACAGGCAGCTGCGAGGCCTGCAAGCCGGGCTGGAACGGGACCCAGTGccaccagccctgccctcctggcACCTTTGGCGAGAACTGTAGCCAGCAGTGCCCCCACTGCCGGCTTGGAGAGGCCTGTCAGCCAGACACTGGTCACTGTCAGCGCTGTGAGCCTGGCTGGCGGGGGCCCAG CTGCAATACTTCGTGTCCATCTGGCTTCCATGGAAACAACTGCTCTGTTCCCTGCGAATGTCCAGAGGGAAACTGCGACCCTGTCTCTGGGGCCTGCCAGCTGG GATCGCATAGTCAGGACGCCGCCCTCATCGCGGGCATCCTcgttcctctgctgctgctgctcctggccATCGCCTgctgtgcctgctgctgctgggctgCCCGGCTGGACCCCAAGGACAG GCCGGTGAGAGATGGAACCGCCATGTCCAGGATGAAGCTGCGGGTCTGGGGGGCCCTGACCTCCAGCCTGGGCTCTGCGCTGCCCTGTGGTCCCCTGAGCAGCCACAAGCTTCCCTGGGTGACAG TCTCCCACCACGACCCGGAGATCCCCTTCAACCACAGCTTCATCGAGCCGCCCTCCGCTGGCTGGGCTTCGGACGACTCCTTCTCTTCGGATTCCGAGtctggagaagaggatgagggTCCTGCCTATTGCGTGCCACCCCAAGAAG GGATGGTCCCTGCGGTCCCAGCGGAATCCTCAGAGGCCAGCCTGGCTGGAggtcccttccctccccctgagGATGCCTCCACGCCGTTTGCCATCCCGCGCACTTCCAGCCTCGCTAGGGCCAAGCGGCCATCAGTCTCCTTTGCTGAAGGCACCAAGTTCGCACCACAGAGTCGCCGAGGCTCCGGGGAGCTGTCCAGCCCTCTCCGAAAGCCCAAGAGGCTCTCCCGGGGGACCCAGCCAGGTCCTGAAAGCCAGGAGACTGAGGAGTCCACAGGCCCTCAAGTGGAAACAGATGGGGCCCCTCCTGGTACTGCCAGCCCCAGGGATTCAGCTGTTGGTCGCCGCCGGCTCCCACTTGGTGGCCGGACAGTGGCTGAGCGTGTGGAAGCCATCGAGGGCAGTGTCCAGGAAAGCTCAGGCTCTGTCACCACGATCTACATGTTGGCAGGGACACCCCGGGGACCTGAGGGCCCCGTCCGGTCTGTCCTCCGCCGTTTTGGTAGCTTCCAGAAAGGCCAGGCAGAACCCAAGGTCAAGAGTGCCATTCCCAAGCCTCCACGTCGGGCCCTGAGTCGGAACAAGGACAGCCCCAGGCTAGACTCTGGCTCTGCCAATCAGAGCCCCAGCTCAGCCATGAAGGAGGAGCTGACTGGGGCCTTGGAGTCTTCAGGGACTGGGTCAGAGGAAGGggccaggagcctggggggcGGCATCAAGAGCTCAGAGGGTGGCCAGGAGCTGGCCCCTGAGGATGGCTCCCTAGTACAGGATCCCCAGAAGGTGGCTGACAAGGAAGGGCAGGAAGAGCCCCAGTATGAAAATGTCGTACCCATCTCTGGGCCACTGGAACCCTGA
- the SCARF1 gene encoding scavenger receptor class F member 1 isoform X3 — protein sequence MDSHGSPARLSWDPGLTASSSCLLQIQTSPEASTQPSPLAFPFPFTILVSASQRLPTVSGRCLMAARPSSLVSSGKAWGGSRKGVGRCGGQTDPSPPAALAAMGPGLLFPLLLLEALGAPGSELDAGGRHVCKASSPSAELQCCPGWRRKDRECTIPICEGLDACREDEVCVKPGLCRCKPGFFGAQCNSRCPGQYWGPDCREVCACHPHGQCEPATGVCHCQPDRWGDRCEFPCACGPHGRCNPETGACRCEPGWWSPTCRRPCQCNPAAARCDQATGSCLCEPGWWGRRCSFRCACHGSPCAQESGRCACRPGWWGPECRQPCECVRGRCSAVSGQCSCPPGFQGVRCELPCPAGQYGLRCRDSCGHCKQNKPCSADTGSCEACKPGWNGTQCHQPCPPGTFGENCSQQCPHCRLGEACQPDTGHCQRCEPGWRGPRCEDPCLIGTFGEGCGSTCPTCVQGACDAVTGECVCNAGYWGPSCNTSCPSGFHGNNCSVPCECPEGNCDPVSGACQLGSHSQDAALIAGILVPLLLLLLAIACCACCCWAARLDPKDRPVRDGTAMSRMKLRVWGALTSSLGSALPCGPLSSHKLPWVTASSSRPPLAGLRTTPSLRIPSLEKRMRVLPIACHPKKGWSLRSQRNPQRPAWLEVPSLPLRMPPRRLPSRALPASLGPSGHQSPLLKAPSSHHRVAEAPGSCPALSESPRGSPGGPSQVLKARRLRSPQALKWKQMGPLLVLPAPGIQLLVAAGSHLVAGQWLSVWKPSRAVSRKAQALSPRSTCWQGHPGDLRAPSGLSSAVLVASRKARQNPRSRVPFPSLHVGP from the exons ATGGATTCCCATGGCTCACCCGCTCGCCTGTCCTGGGATCCGGGACTTACAGCCTCATCTTCCTGCCTGCTCCAGATTCAGACCAGCCCAGAAGCCTCTACTCAGCCCTCACCATTggccttcccttttcctttcactaTTCTGGTGTCTGCATCTCAGCGCCTGCCCACTGTCTCAGGGAGGTGCCTCATGGCAGCCCGCCCCTCTAGCCTGGTTTCCTCAGGAAAAGCCTGGGGAGGAAGTAGGAAGGGGGTTGGGCGCTGTGGGGGCCAGACTGACCCAAGCCCTCCCGCTGCACTGGCCGCCATGGGGCCGGGGCTGCTGTTCCCTCTGTTGCTGCTCGAGGCTCTGGGGGCCCCAGGGTCTGAGCTGGACGCCGGGGGGCGGCACGTCTGCAAGGCCAGCAG TCCCTCTGCTGAGCTCCAGTGCTGCCCAGGCTGGAGGCGGAAAGATCGAGAATGCACCATCC CCATCTGCGAGGGGCTGGATGCCTGCCGGGAAGACGAGGTATGTGTGAAACCAGGCCTCTGTCGGTGCAAACCTGGATTCTTCGGAGCCCAGTGCAACTCCC GCTGCCCGGGCCAGTACTGGGGCCCCGACTGCAGGGAGGTCTGCGCCTGCCACCCGCACGGCCAGTGCGAACCGGCCACCGGCGTGTGCCACTGCCAACCTGACCGCTGGGGCGACCGCTGCGAGTTTCCGTGCGCCTGCGGTCCCCACGGCCGCTGCAACCCCGAGACCGGCGCGTGCCGCTGCGAGCCCGGCTGGTGGTCGCCCACGTGCCGCCGCCCGTGCCAGTGCAACCCCGCGGCGGCGCGGTGCGATCAGGCCACCGGCTCCTGCCTGTGCGAGCCAGGCTGGTGGGGCCGCCGCTGCAGCTTCCGCTGCGCCTGCCACGGCTCGCCGTGCGCGCAGGAGTCGGGCCGCTGCGCCTGCCGGCCGGGCTGGTGGGGCCCCGAGTGCCGACAGCCGTGCGAGTGCGTGCGCGGCCGCTGCAGCGCCGTCTCCGGCCAGTGCTCCTGCCCGCCCGGCTTCCAAGGCGTGCGTTGCGAGCTGCCCTGCCCCGCCGGCCAGTACGGGCTCCGGTGCCGCGACAG CTGTGGCCACTGCAAGCAGAATAAGCCGTGCTCTGCAGACACAGGCAGCTGCGAGGCCTGCAAGCCGGGCTGGAACGGGACCCAGTGccaccagccctgccctcctggcACCTTTGGCGAGAACTGTAGCCAGCAGTGCCCCCACTGCCGGCTTGGAGAGGCCTGTCAGCCAGACACTGGTCACTGTCAGCGCTGTGAGCCTGGCTGGCGGGGGCCCAG GTGTGAAGACCCCTGCCTGATTGGCACCTTTGGGGAGGGTTGCGGCTCTACCTGCCCCACCTGTGTCCAGGGGGCCTGTGATGCTGTGACAGGGGAGTGTGTCTGCAACGCTGGCTACTGGGGGCCCAG CTGCAATACTTCGTGTCCATCTGGCTTCCATGGAAACAACTGCTCTGTTCCCTGCGAATGTCCAGAGGGAAACTGCGACCCTGTCTCTGGGGCCTGCCAGCTGG GATCGCATAGTCAGGACGCCGCCCTCATCGCGGGCATCCTcgttcctctgctgctgctgctcctggccATCGCCTgctgtgcctgctgctgctgggctgCCCGGCTGGACCCCAAGGACAG GCCGGTGAGAGATGGAACCGCCATGTCCAGGATGAAGCTGCGGGTCTGGGGGGCCCTGACCTCCAGCCTGGGCTCTGCGCTGCCCTGTGGTCCCCTGAGCAGCCACAAGCTTCCCTGGGTGACAG CTTCATCGAGCCGCCCTCCGCTGGCTGGGCTTCGGACGACTCCTTCTCTTCGGATTCCGAGtctggagaagaggatgagggTCCTGCCTATTGCGTGCCACCCCAAGAAG GGATGGTCCCTGCGGTCCCAGCGGAATCCTCAGAGGCCAGCCTGGCTGGAggtcccttccctccccctgagGATGCCTCCACGCCGTTTGCCATCCCGCGCACTTCCAGCCTCGCTAGGGCCAAGCGGCCATCAGTCTCCTTTGCTGAAGGCACCAAGTTCGCACCACAGAGTCGCCGAGGCTCCGGGGAGCTGTCCAGCCCTCTCCGAAAGCCCAAGAGGCTCTCCCGGGGGACCCAGCCAGGTCCTGAAAGCCAGGAGACTGAGGAGTCCACAGGCCCTCAAGTGGAAACAGATGGGGCCCCTCCTGGTACTGCCAGCCCCAGGGATTCAGCTGTTGGTCGCCGCCGGCTCCCACTTGGTGGCCGGACAGTGGCTGAGCGTGTGGAAGCCATCGAGGGCAGTGTCCAGGAAAGCTCAGGCTCTGTCACCACGATCTACATGTTGGCAGGGACACCCCGGGGACCTGAGGGCCCCGTCCGGTCTGTCCTCCGCCGTTTTGGTAGCTTCCAGAAAGGCCAGGCAGAACCCAAGGTCAAGAGTGCCATTCCCAAGCCTCCACGTCGGGCCCTGA
- the SCARF1 gene encoding scavenger receptor class F member 1 isoform X1 gives MDSHGSPARLSWDPGLTASSSCLLQIQTSPEASTQPSPLAFPFPFTILVSASQRLPTVSGRCLMAARPSSLVSSGKAWGGSRKGVGRCGGQTDPSPPAALAAMGPGLLFPLLLLEALGAPGSELDAGGRHVCKASSPSAELQCCPGWRRKDRECTIPICEGLDACREDEVCVKPGLCRCKPGFFGAQCNSRCPGQYWGPDCREVCACHPHGQCEPATGVCHCQPDRWGDRCEFPCACGPHGRCNPETGACRCEPGWWSPTCRRPCQCNPAAARCDQATGSCLCEPGWWGRRCSFRCACHGSPCAQESGRCACRPGWWGPECRQPCECVRGRCSAVSGQCSCPPGFQGVRCELPCPAGQYGLRCRDSCGHCKQNKPCSADTGSCEACKPGWNGTQCHQPCPPGTFGENCSQQCPHCRLGEACQPDTGHCQRCEPGWRGPRCEDPCLIGTFGEGCGSTCPTCVQGACDAVTGECVCNAGYWGPSCNTSCPSGFHGNNCSVPCECPEGNCDPVSGACQLGSHSQDAALIAGILVPLLLLLLAIACCACCCWAARLDPKDRPVRDGTAMSRMKLRVWGALTSSLGSALPCGPLSSHKLPWVTVSHHDPEIPFNHSFIEPPSAGWASDDSFSSDSESGEEDEGPAYCVPPQEGMVPAVPAESSEASLAGGPFPPPEDASTPFAIPRTSSLARAKRPSVSFAEGTKFAPQSRRGSGELSSPLRKPKRLSRGTQPGPESQETEESTGPQVETDGAPPGTASPRDSAVGRRRLPLGGRTVAERVEAIEGSVQESSGSVTTIYMLAGTPRGPEGPVRSVLRRFGSFQKGQAEPKVKSAIPKPPRRALSRNKDSPRLDSGSANQSPSSAMKEELTGALESSGTGSEEGARSLGGGIKSSEGGQELAPEDGSLVQDPQKVADKEGQEEPQYENVVPISGPLEP, from the exons ATGGATTCCCATGGCTCACCCGCTCGCCTGTCCTGGGATCCGGGACTTACAGCCTCATCTTCCTGCCTGCTCCAGATTCAGACCAGCCCAGAAGCCTCTACTCAGCCCTCACCATTggccttcccttttcctttcactaTTCTGGTGTCTGCATCTCAGCGCCTGCCCACTGTCTCAGGGAGGTGCCTCATGGCAGCCCGCCCCTCTAGCCTGGTTTCCTCAGGAAAAGCCTGGGGAGGAAGTAGGAAGGGGGTTGGGCGCTGTGGGGGCCAGACTGACCCAAGCCCTCCCGCTGCACTGGCCGCCATGGGGCCGGGGCTGCTGTTCCCTCTGTTGCTGCTCGAGGCTCTGGGGGCCCCAGGGTCTGAGCTGGACGCCGGGGGGCGGCACGTCTGCAAGGCCAGCAG TCCCTCTGCTGAGCTCCAGTGCTGCCCAGGCTGGAGGCGGAAAGATCGAGAATGCACCATCC CCATCTGCGAGGGGCTGGATGCCTGCCGGGAAGACGAGGTATGTGTGAAACCAGGCCTCTGTCGGTGCAAACCTGGATTCTTCGGAGCCCAGTGCAACTCCC GCTGCCCGGGCCAGTACTGGGGCCCCGACTGCAGGGAGGTCTGCGCCTGCCACCCGCACGGCCAGTGCGAACCGGCCACCGGCGTGTGCCACTGCCAACCTGACCGCTGGGGCGACCGCTGCGAGTTTCCGTGCGCCTGCGGTCCCCACGGCCGCTGCAACCCCGAGACCGGCGCGTGCCGCTGCGAGCCCGGCTGGTGGTCGCCCACGTGCCGCCGCCCGTGCCAGTGCAACCCCGCGGCGGCGCGGTGCGATCAGGCCACCGGCTCCTGCCTGTGCGAGCCAGGCTGGTGGGGCCGCCGCTGCAGCTTCCGCTGCGCCTGCCACGGCTCGCCGTGCGCGCAGGAGTCGGGCCGCTGCGCCTGCCGGCCGGGCTGGTGGGGCCCCGAGTGCCGACAGCCGTGCGAGTGCGTGCGCGGCCGCTGCAGCGCCGTCTCCGGCCAGTGCTCCTGCCCGCCCGGCTTCCAAGGCGTGCGTTGCGAGCTGCCCTGCCCCGCCGGCCAGTACGGGCTCCGGTGCCGCGACAG CTGTGGCCACTGCAAGCAGAATAAGCCGTGCTCTGCAGACACAGGCAGCTGCGAGGCCTGCAAGCCGGGCTGGAACGGGACCCAGTGccaccagccctgccctcctggcACCTTTGGCGAGAACTGTAGCCAGCAGTGCCCCCACTGCCGGCTTGGAGAGGCCTGTCAGCCAGACACTGGTCACTGTCAGCGCTGTGAGCCTGGCTGGCGGGGGCCCAG GTGTGAAGACCCCTGCCTGATTGGCACCTTTGGGGAGGGTTGCGGCTCTACCTGCCCCACCTGTGTCCAGGGGGCCTGTGATGCTGTGACAGGGGAGTGTGTCTGCAACGCTGGCTACTGGGGGCCCAG CTGCAATACTTCGTGTCCATCTGGCTTCCATGGAAACAACTGCTCTGTTCCCTGCGAATGTCCAGAGGGAAACTGCGACCCTGTCTCTGGGGCCTGCCAGCTGG GATCGCATAGTCAGGACGCCGCCCTCATCGCGGGCATCCTcgttcctctgctgctgctgctcctggccATCGCCTgctgtgcctgctgctgctgggctgCCCGGCTGGACCCCAAGGACAG GCCGGTGAGAGATGGAACCGCCATGTCCAGGATGAAGCTGCGGGTCTGGGGGGCCCTGACCTCCAGCCTGGGCTCTGCGCTGCCCTGTGGTCCCCTGAGCAGCCACAAGCTTCCCTGGGTGACAG TCTCCCACCACGACCCGGAGATCCCCTTCAACCACAGCTTCATCGAGCCGCCCTCCGCTGGCTGGGCTTCGGACGACTCCTTCTCTTCGGATTCCGAGtctggagaagaggatgagggTCCTGCCTATTGCGTGCCACCCCAAGAAG GGATGGTCCCTGCGGTCCCAGCGGAATCCTCAGAGGCCAGCCTGGCTGGAggtcccttccctccccctgagGATGCCTCCACGCCGTTTGCCATCCCGCGCACTTCCAGCCTCGCTAGGGCCAAGCGGCCATCAGTCTCCTTTGCTGAAGGCACCAAGTTCGCACCACAGAGTCGCCGAGGCTCCGGGGAGCTGTCCAGCCCTCTCCGAAAGCCCAAGAGGCTCTCCCGGGGGACCCAGCCAGGTCCTGAAAGCCAGGAGACTGAGGAGTCCACAGGCCCTCAAGTGGAAACAGATGGGGCCCCTCCTGGTACTGCCAGCCCCAGGGATTCAGCTGTTGGTCGCCGCCGGCTCCCACTTGGTGGCCGGACAGTGGCTGAGCGTGTGGAAGCCATCGAGGGCAGTGTCCAGGAAAGCTCAGGCTCTGTCACCACGATCTACATGTTGGCAGGGACACCCCGGGGACCTGAGGGCCCCGTCCGGTCTGTCCTCCGCCGTTTTGGTAGCTTCCAGAAAGGCCAGGCAGAACCCAAGGTCAAGAGTGCCATTCCCAAGCCTCCACGTCGGGCCCTGAGTCGGAACAAGGACAGCCCCAGGCTAGACTCTGGCTCTGCCAATCAGAGCCCCAGCTCAGCCATGAAGGAGGAGCTGACTGGGGCCTTGGAGTCTTCAGGGACTGGGTCAGAGGAAGGggccaggagcctggggggcGGCATCAAGAGCTCAGAGGGTGGCCAGGAGCTGGCCCCTGAGGATGGCTCCCTAGTACAGGATCCCCAGAAGGTGGCTGACAAGGAAGGGCAGGAAGAGCCCCAGTATGAAAATGTCGTACCCATCTCTGGGCCACTGGAACCCTGA